A genomic stretch from Deinococcus sp. LM3 includes:
- a CDS encoding sugar ABC transporter substrate-binding protein produces the protein MMRRPALYTFLASMLAVASSAQATELRFSTWAGGDGLALLQQLAREYTAKTNVDVRIEVTPFADYSRKLAVQIASGDAPDVGWLSERDVPTFIASGNLVNVASLGKVAAFGLSDFTTSSLSLWKRNGNLYGLPFSNSPLVLFYNKDLFAQAKITDPLAQYARGQWDYAAFQKSALAIKTKTGSSGARVMRVDPKAWAGGLLAVLWSHGGGVYDSNQKCNLNSAGSLRAFNLMQEMMFKDGSMPRPGDQTSFEGGKLGMYYDNVSYAGQLKDAKFKWGVAPLPKGPTGRISQLGQAGYVAFSKGRNQAEALAFLQFLASRENMNRTAKFFPPPRQSILKSSAYLGSNPAIPASMLKTALTSQIASARVLQTTTDWLKANDVITSSLDRVFQPGADLRSILDTTCRTVDRL, from the coding sequence ATGATGCGCCGTCCCGCCCTGTACACTTTTCTCGCTTCGATGCTCGCCGTGGCATCTTCCGCGCAGGCGACTGAACTGCGCTTCAGCACCTGGGCCGGCGGCGATGGCCTGGCCCTCCTGCAGCAGCTTGCGCGGGAATACACAGCCAAAACCAATGTGGATGTCCGGATAGAAGTCACGCCGTTTGCGGATTACAGCCGTAAGCTGGCTGTGCAAATTGCTTCTGGTGACGCCCCCGATGTCGGATGGCTCTCTGAACGCGACGTACCGACATTTATCGCGTCTGGCAACCTTGTCAATGTGGCTTCACTGGGCAAGGTGGCTGCTTTCGGGCTTTCGGACTTCACGACGTCTTCGCTGAGTCTCTGGAAGCGTAATGGCAATCTCTACGGCCTCCCCTTCTCCAACTCGCCACTTGTGCTGTTTTATAATAAGGACCTCTTTGCACAGGCCAAGATCACGGACCCTCTGGCCCAGTACGCCCGGGGGCAGTGGGACTATGCCGCCTTCCAGAAGTCGGCACTGGCCATCAAAACCAAAACGGGCAGTTCCGGCGCACGGGTCATGCGAGTCGATCCCAAGGCCTGGGCAGGCGGACTGCTGGCCGTACTGTGGTCGCACGGTGGTGGCGTGTACGACAGCAATCAGAAGTGCAATCTGAACTCCGCCGGTAGCCTGCGCGCTTTCAACCTGATGCAGGAGATGATGTTCAAGGACGGCAGCATGCCGCGTCCCGGAGATCAGACGAGCTTCGAGGGCGGGAAGCTGGGTATGTACTACGACAACGTCAGTTACGCTGGGCAGCTGAAAGACGCCAAGTTCAAATGGGGTGTCGCCCCCCTTCCCAAGGGTCCAACGGGACGCATAAGCCAGTTGGGTCAGGCTGGGTATGTCGCGTTCAGCAAAGGTCGTAACCAGGCCGAAGCGCTTGCCTTCCTGCAGTTTCTTGCATCACGGGAAAACATGAACCGCACAGCGAAGTTCTTCCCCCCGCCCCGGCAGAGCATCCTGAAGAGCAGCGCTTATCTGGGCAGCAACCCCGCGATACCAGCTTCGATGCTGAAAACCGCACTGACCAGTCAGATTGCCTCGGCACGAGTGCTTCAGACAACCACCGACTGGCTGAAAGCCAATGATGTGATTACCAGCAGTCTGGACCGGGTGTTTCAGCCCGGCGCGGACCTCCGGTCGATCCTGGACACCACCTGCCGCACGGTTGACCGGCTGTGA
- a CDS encoding glycosyl hydrolase-related protein, translating into MSGSGLPVALGALKKAEEDGALIMRLYEPHGARGEARLEIAGLRGAECVNLLEEAPRPLTLTGETVILDLRPYEVVTLRLHFSTGRNGLTPKRERDEVEIRPGRVQVCPS; encoded by the coding sequence GTGAGCGGTTCGGGCCTGCCGGTAGCCCTGGGTGCCCTCAAGAAGGCGGAGGAGGACGGCGCCCTGATCATGCGGCTCTACGAGCCGCATGGAGCGCGCGGGGAAGCCCGACTCGAAATCGCGGGACTGAGGGGAGCCGAATGCGTGAACTTGCTGGAGGAAGCGCCGCGGCCGCTCACCCTCACTGGTGAAACGGTCATCCTCGATCTGCGGCCCTATGAGGTCGTGACGCTGAGGTTGCATTTCTCTACAGGCAGGAATGGCCTGACCCCAAAGCGTGAACGGGACGAAGTTGAGATTCGGCCCGGGCGCGTGCAAGTTTGTCCTTCTTGA
- a CDS encoding alpha-mannosidase gives MSLTLAQRLQLLEKRRDDFAAWRMAREWPVEGWTFTAPGAPPTLLRLGDPWPQVDQSVAGGPVRFAAEFQVPASFAGRMVELELDVGGEGFVQITSSALTQTLTGGLNEYHRAFRVAGCAMGGEKVRVEIEAVPKGLFGTPNPAPRLTRAHLVAPEAAVQGLLLDLTAVLEAARVLGGLQTGRSPREGTPGNVHEVVPHLLAAAEAALADLEWPSGTSGYLARISHGSAGRSHAGDVWDRLPDLPAPQPLPPEIVAGIERARVALAGHLDRVRALYPPSGRLALSGHAHIDLAWLWPVAETRRKLRRTFHTLLELMDRYPELLFGQSSAQVFAWLEEDDPALLQALQARAREGRFEPVGGMWVEPDCQMTGGESLARQLLYGQRYFKARFGHASTVAWLPDTFGFTSALPQLLLQAGIGGFFTTKLNWNETTVFPYDLFEWEGLDGSRVRAHTFYNPAGRAYNGLVEPLDLLGTWRQFQGQALPLWMGGEEIREPESLFTFGHGDGGGGPASEHLELYARLRDFPALPRLRMSRVDDFFASLPREGLPVWVGELYLEFHRGVLTSQARLKWLNRAAEARLLEAEAFASLAHLAGHAYPAAELEAIWKNTLLNQFHDILPGSSIREVNVVARAELEEVVTRAAGLRDAAVRALTAGENHVGRWAIANSALHDRPLSVLLPGASGAVHDADGQPLPAQPVEGGLLVHAPGRDVSALSLLELRAEPGDTPPVSARVQTRETADGWILGNTLLEVLIGTDGTLHRIYDKQERREVLEGRGNRLIAHFDLPREYDAWDVAPSIEGEGEEIGGVETLELIEAGPLRAALRVTRRWRESRLTQTYRLRADSRRIEIHTRAEWHERRTLVKAVFELKIRTHEAWFETAFGAVSRPTHRNSPGDAARFEVAGHRWADLGESGYGVSLLNDSKYGHSALGGTLALTLLRGPMYPDPTADEGEHEFSYALFPTWGAGTRPAPCVRPLT, from the coding sequence ATGTCCTTGACCCTCGCCCAGCGCCTGCAACTCCTCGAGAAGCGCCGCGACGATTTCGCCGCCTGGCGGATGGCCCGCGAGTGGCCTGTGGAGGGGTGGACTTTCACAGCACCCGGCGCTCCCCCCACGCTGCTGCGGCTCGGTGACCCCTGGCCGCAGGTGGATCAATCGGTTGCGGGCGGCCCGGTGCGGTTCGCAGCCGAATTTCAGGTGCCTGCCAGCTTCGCGGGCCGGATGGTGGAACTCGAACTCGACGTGGGCGGCGAGGGCTTCGTGCAGATCACCAGCAGCGCCCTGACACAAACGCTGACCGGCGGGCTGAACGAGTACCACCGCGCCTTCCGGGTGGCCGGGTGCGCCATGGGCGGCGAAAAGGTCCGGGTCGAGATCGAGGCGGTGCCCAAGGGACTGTTCGGCACCCCGAACCCCGCCCCGCGCCTGACCCGTGCCCACCTCGTCGCGCCCGAGGCGGCGGTCCAGGGCCTGCTGCTCGACCTCACCGCCGTGCTGGAGGCCGCGCGGGTACTGGGCGGCCTCCAGACGGGACGCAGCCCGCGCGAGGGGACGCCCGGAAACGTCCACGAGGTTGTCCCGCATCTGCTGGCCGCCGCCGAGGCCGCGCTCGCGGACCTCGAGTGGCCCTCGGGCACCTCTGGATATCTGGCCCGGATCTCCCACGGCTCGGCGGGACGCAGCCACGCAGGCGACGTGTGGGACCGCCTGCCGGACTTGCCTGCGCCCCAGCCGCTTCCCCCGGAAATCGTCGCGGGCATCGAGCGGGCGCGCGTGGCCCTGGCAGGACATCTCGACCGGGTGCGGGCGCTCTACCCTCCCAGCGGCCGCCTGGCCCTCAGCGGACACGCGCATATCGACCTTGCCTGGCTGTGGCCGGTCGCCGAGACGCGCCGCAAACTGCGCCGGACCTTCCACACCCTGCTGGAGTTGATGGACCGTTACCCGGAGTTGCTGTTCGGTCAGTCCTCCGCGCAGGTCTTCGCCTGGCTGGAAGAGGACGACCCGGCCCTTCTTCAGGCCCTGCAGGCCCGCGCACGGGAGGGCCGCTTCGAGCCGGTCGGGGGCATGTGGGTGGAACCCGACTGTCAGATGACGGGCGGAGAGTCGCTGGCGCGGCAACTGCTGTACGGTCAGCGCTACTTCAAGGCCAGATTCGGGCATGCCAGCACGGTGGCCTGGCTCCCCGACACCTTCGGCTTTACCTCGGCGCTACCGCAACTGCTCCTCCAGGCGGGCATCGGGGGCTTTTTCACCACCAAGCTCAACTGGAACGAGACGACCGTCTTTCCATACGACCTGTTCGAGTGGGAAGGCCTCGACGGCAGCCGGGTGCGGGCGCATACCTTCTACAACCCGGCGGGGCGGGCCTACAACGGTCTGGTCGAGCCGCTTGACCTGCTGGGCACCTGGCGGCAGTTTCAGGGTCAGGCCCTCCCGCTCTGGATGGGCGGGGAGGAGATCCGTGAGCCCGAGAGCCTCTTCACGTTCGGGCACGGCGACGGTGGCGGTGGCCCGGCGAGCGAGCATCTGGAGCTGTATGCCCGGCTGCGCGACTTCCCGGCGCTTCCGCGGCTGCGAATGAGCCGGGTGGACGACTTCTTTGCGTCCCTGCCCCGCGAAGGCCTGCCGGTCTGGGTGGGCGAGCTCTATCTGGAGTTCCACCGGGGCGTCCTGACCTCGCAGGCACGGCTCAAGTGGCTGAACCGCGCAGCGGAGGCCCGCCTTCTGGAAGCCGAGGCCTTCGCCAGCCTGGCCCACCTGGCGGGGCATGCCTATCCCGCCGCCGAGCTGGAGGCGATCTGGAAAAACACCCTGCTCAACCAGTTCCACGACATCCTGCCCGGCTCCAGCATCCGCGAGGTCAACGTGGTCGCCAGAGCCGAACTGGAGGAGGTCGTCACTCGCGCTGCGGGCCTCCGAGACGCGGCGGTGCGGGCACTGACGGCGGGGGAGAACCATGTGGGCCGCTGGGCCATCGCCAACTCCGCGTTGCATGACCGGCCGCTGAGTGTGCTGCTTCCCGGCGCGTCCGGTGCCGTCCATGATGCGGACGGCCAGCCGCTGCCCGCCCAGCCGGTGGAGGGCGGTCTGCTGGTCCACGCCCCGGGGCGCGACGTGTCCGCCCTGAGTCTGCTGGAACTGCGCGCCGAACCGGGCGACACCCCCCCTGTGTCCGCCCGCGTGCAGACGCGCGAGACGGCAGACGGCTGGATCCTGGGAAACACCCTGTTGGAAGTGCTGATCGGCACGGACGGCACCCTGCACCGGATCTACGACAAGCAGGAGCGGCGCGAGGTCCTGGAGGGTCGCGGCAACCGCCTGATCGCCCACTTCGACCTGCCCCGCGAGTACGACGCCTGGGACGTGGCACCCAGCATCGAGGGCGAGGGCGAGGAGATCGGCGGGGTGGAGACCCTGGAATTGATCGAGGCCGGACCTCTACGCGCTGCCTTACGGGTCACCCGGCGCTGGCGCGAATCGCGCCTCACGCAAACCTACCGCCTGCGTGCCGACTCGCGCCGGATTGAGATCCACACCCGCGCCGAGTGGCACGAGCGCCGCACACTGGTCAAGGCGGTCTTTGAACTGAAGATACGCACCCACGAAGCCTGGTTCGAGACGGCTTTCGGCGCCGTTTCCCGCCCCACCCACCGCAACTCCCCCGGCGACGCGGCGCGATTCGAGGTCGCCGGGCACCGCTGGGCCGACCTGGGGGAGAGCGGCTACGGCGTCTCTCTGCTCAACGACAGCAAATACGGGCACTCGGCGCTGGGGGGGACCCTGGCGCTGACCCTGCTGCGCGGTCCGATGTACCCCGATCCCACCGCCGACGAGGGCGAGCACGAATTCAGCTACGCGCTGTTCCCCACGTGGGGCGCTGGAACGAGGCCGGCACCGTGCGTGAGGCCTTTGACCTGA
- the nagZ gene encoding beta-N-acetylhexosaminidase produces the protein MPEHAPQAGPLLMVDIPGPDLDADTREHLRRHRIRAVCLFRKNVESEPQLARLVADLRDVMGAGALIAIDQEGGGVFRTPFWPAAPSALSLGAAGDPTLAREVGAAVARPLAAVGINWNFAPVLDLNVNPHNPVIGDRAFGSDPDRVTELALAWLEGSLSEGVAGCVKHFPGHGDTVLDSHLALPRVAKGRAELEVGEFVPFRRAFREAEVPAVMTAHIVYPALDPDLPATLSPALLTGLLRDDWGYGGVVITDSMGMKAIDDHYGRGEAAVLALLAGADMVMALGRRSAQEETLQAVEEAIAAGRVPDVADKLARLDSLARQYPSRSRAYLPPQRTADASLLGDAWARGLTRYRDPVLPPGERASLWSPWPRCPART, from the coding sequence ATGCCCGAACATGCTCCCCAGGCCGGCCCGCTGCTGATGGTCGATATTCCTGGCCCCGACCTCGACGCCGACACCCGCGAACATCTGCGCCGCCACCGGATCCGGGCGGTCTGCCTGTTTCGCAAGAACGTCGAGAGCGAGCCGCAGCTCGCCCGGCTGGTGGCGGACCTGCGCGACGTGATGGGTGCTGGAGCGCTGATCGCCATCGACCAGGAGGGCGGCGGCGTCTTCCGCACGCCGTTCTGGCCGGCCGCCCCCAGCGCCCTGAGCCTGGGGGCGGCCGGCGACCCCACCCTGGCCCGCGAGGTCGGCGCGGCGGTTGCGCGACCCCTGGCCGCCGTGGGAATCAACTGGAACTTCGCGCCGGTACTGGACCTCAACGTGAATCCGCACAACCCCGTCATTGGGGACCGCGCCTTCGGGTCGGACCCCGACCGGGTGACCGAGCTGGCCCTCGCCTGGCTGGAGGGTTCGCTCTCGGAGGGCGTGGCAGGCTGCGTCAAGCATTTCCCGGGCCACGGGGACACCGTCCTGGACAGCCACCTCGCGCTGCCCCGGGTGGCCAAGGGACGCGCCGAACTGGAGGTGGGCGAGTTCGTCCCCTTCCGCCGGGCCTTCCGGGAGGCCGAGGTGCCCGCCGTCATGACGGCACATATCGTCTACCCGGCGCTGGATCCGGACCTGCCTGCGACGCTCTCCCCCGCGCTGCTGACCGGGCTGCTACGGGACGACTGGGGCTACGGCGGCGTGGTGATCACCGACTCGATGGGAATGAAGGCTATCGACGACCACTACGGGCGCGGCGAGGCGGCCGTGCTGGCGCTGCTGGCCGGGGCCGACATGGTGATGGCCCTGGGACGGCGCTCGGCGCAGGAAGAAACCCTGCAGGCGGTGGAAGAGGCGATCGCCGCCGGACGGGTGCCGGACGTGGCAGACAAACTCGCCCGACTGGACTCGCTGGCCCGCCAGTACCCCAGCCGCTCCAGGGCGTACCTACCCCCGCAGCGGACCGCGGACGCCTCCCTGCTGGGAGACGCGTGGGCGCGCGGGCTCACGCGCTACCGCGATCCGGTCCTGCCTCCCGGGGAGCGGGCGTCACTCTGGTCGCCGTGGCCGAGGTGCCCGGCGAGAACGTGA